In the genome of Pseudomonas bubulae, one region contains:
- a CDS encoding PhoH family protein, whose product MNAPIEPHRFLLEPFEARRFANLCGQFDEHLRLIEQRLTIEIRNRGNQFELIGDPKITSSAENLLRRLYRETKATELSPDMVHLFLQESAVQDLASNPVAEASVSLRTKKGMIRPRGINQQRYVKEILGNDINFGIGPAGTGKTYLAVACAVDALEREQIRRILLVRPAVEAGEKLGFLPGDLSQKIDPYLRPLYDALYEMLGFEYVAKLIERQVIEVAPLAYMRGRTLNNSFIILDESQNTTVEQMKMFLTRIGFGSTAVITGDITQIDLPKGTKSGLNHVIEVLKDVPGISFTHFQSKDVVRHPLVQRIVEAYGRYEQEAADKLAALPAAKDYRHDA is encoded by the coding sequence TTGAACGCACCCATCGAACCACATCGTTTCCTTCTCGAGCCCTTTGAGGCCCGCCGTTTCGCCAATCTGTGCGGGCAATTCGACGAGCATCTGCGCTTGATCGAGCAACGCCTGACGATCGAAATCCGCAATCGCGGTAACCAGTTCGAGCTGATCGGCGACCCGAAAATCACTTCTTCGGCAGAAAACCTGCTGCGCCGCCTGTACCGCGAAACCAAGGCTACCGAGCTTTCGCCGGACATGGTTCACCTGTTCCTGCAAGAGTCTGCGGTACAAGACCTCGCCAGCAACCCGGTGGCTGAAGCCAGTGTTTCGCTGCGCACCAAAAAGGGCATGATCCGCCCTCGCGGGATCAACCAGCAGCGTTACGTCAAAGAGATCCTGGGCAACGACATCAACTTCGGCATTGGCCCGGCGGGTACGGGTAAAACCTATCTGGCTGTGGCCTGCGCAGTTGATGCCCTGGAACGCGAGCAGATCCGCCGCATCCTGCTGGTGCGTCCGGCGGTTGAGGCCGGAGAGAAGCTCGGTTTCCTGCCGGGTGACCTGTCGCAAAAAATAGACCCGTACCTGCGCCCGCTCTACGACGCACTGTACGAAATGCTTGGTTTTGAATACGTGGCCAAGCTGATCGAGCGCCAGGTGATCGAAGTCGCGCCACTGGCCTACATGCGCGGCCGCACGCTGAACAACAGTTTCATCATTCTCGACGAAAGCCAGAACACCACGGTCGAGCAGATGAAAATGTTCCTGACCCGCATCGGCTTCGGCTCGACCGCCGTGATCACCGGTGACATCACCCAGATCGACCTGCCCAAAGGCACGAAATCGGGGCTGAACCATGTCATTGAAGTGCTCAAGGACGTGCCGGGCATCAGCTTTACCCACTTCCAGTCCAAGGACGTCGTGCGCCACCCGCTGGTGCAGCGCATCGTCGAGGCCTACGGTCGCTACGAACAGGAAGCCGCCGACAAGCTGGC